The following coding sequences lie in one Stigmatopora nigra isolate UIUO_SnigA chromosome 4, RoL_Snig_1.1, whole genome shotgun sequence genomic window:
- the LOC144194952 gene encoding cytotoxic granule associated RNA binding protein TIA1-like → MMDDDQPRTLYVGNLSRDVTEPLILQVFSQLGPCKSCKMIFDTAGNDPYCFVEFYDHRHAAASLAAMNGRKIMGKEVKVNWATTPTSQKKDTSNHFHVFVGDLSPEITTEDVKVAFGPFGRISDARVVKDMATGKSKGYGFVSFFNKWEAENAIQQMGGQWLGGRQIRTNWATRKPPAPKSNYETGNSKHLSFDEVVNQSSPSNCTVYCGGVSTGLTEQLMRQTFTPFGQIMEIRVFPDKGYSFVRFNAHESAAHAIVSVNGTALEGHIVKCYWGKENPEMMNPVQQMPVPQNKMSFPAAQAYNQWGQWYGNGPQINQYVPNGWQVPTYSVYGQAWNQQGFNHLPANAGWTGMSAISNGGVMEPTQGLNGSMLTNQPGMGAAGYPTH, encoded by the exons ATGATGGACGACGACCAACCCCGAACACT GTACGTGGGGAATCTGTCCAGGGATGTTACGGAGCCCCTCATCCTACAAGTCTTCTCCCAGCTAGGACCCTGCAAAAgctgtaaaatgatttttgat ACAGCTGGAAATGATCCATACTGCTTTGTGGAGTTCTATGACCACAGGCATGCTGCTGCTTCTTTGGCAGCCATGAATGGAAGGAAAATAATGGGTAAG GAAGTTAAAGTCAACTGGGCCACAACGCCAACAAGCCAGAAAAAAGACACAAGTA ATCACTTCCATGTCTTTGTTGGAGACCTCAGTCCAGAAATTACTACCGAAGACGTCAAAGTTGCCTTTGGGCCATTTGGCAGAATATC TGATGCACGTGTTGTGAAAGATATGGCAACAGGGAAATCTAAAGGCTATGGCTTTGTGTCTTTCTTCAACAAATGg gAAGCGGAGAACGCCATTCAGCAGATGGGGGGTCAGTGGCTAGGAGGCAGGCAAATCCGAACTAACTGGGCTACACGAAAGCCCCCCGCACCAAAAAGCAACTATGAAA CTGGGAACTCCAAGCACCTGTCGTTTGATGAAGTAGTCAACCAATCCAGCCCCAGTAATTGCACTGTGTACTGTGGCGGCGTCAGCACAGGACTGACAG AGCAACTAATGCGGCAGACCTTTACACCTTTTGGACAAATTATGGAAATCAGAGTTTTCCCAGATAAAGGTTATTCATTCGTAAG gtTCAACGCACATGAGTCAGCAGCCCACGCCATTGTGTCTGTGAATGGGACTGCTTTAGAGGGTCACATAGTCAAGTGCTATTGGGGTAAAGAGAACCCAGAAATGATGAACCCGGTGCAACAAATGCCTGTGCCTCAG AACAAGATGAGCTTCCCCGCAGCTCAGGCCTACAACCAATGGGGCCAGTGGTATGGCAACGGGCCTCAGATCAACCAGTATGTCCCGAATGGGTGGCAGGTTCCCACCTACAGTGTCTACGGTCAGGCCTGGAACCAGCAGGGCTTCAA TCACTTACCGGCCAATGCTGGATGGACTGGCATGAGCGCCATCAGTAACGGTGGGGTTATGGAGCCCACCCAGGGATTGAATGGGAGTATGCTAACCAACCAGCCTGGTATGGGAGCTGCAGGATACCCCACACACTGA